A genomic window from Punica granatum isolate Tunisia-2019 chromosome 2, ASM765513v2, whole genome shotgun sequence includes:
- the LOC116198163 gene encoding putative F-box/LRR-repeat protein At3g18150 isoform X1, whose protein sequence is MVREGANDLMSELPNYLIDHIFSFVPTNDVVKASIWSRSWRHRWWTHVENLEILDLHVAKEADYIVLISFCNFMKRLDEQRPWGKTLQRFSLNLPTHFFHRWVDKWISFAIRNKVKHLCLNLMQTCMLPDFMCNHFELEGLHIAHSSFSYKCPGFDWPCLEKLSLTDVLLSKGTLSKIFLGSPVLQLPKLERCTGLNGIEIEESQGLRELVIDSHQGDAHLEIIAPSLLILRLRGHYGALKLTKVSSVVKAELDFYLPEDCFLSNVFKDVLNKLQHVSTLHICGWCNEQMVSRAGYNCPELSKCKHLIIDSGIDQLDLYGVTSLLARSPHLDKLELRNLQVDHCDRKFSHGKRKWNDAFSDGDMLCRSRKYIFKSLVKYLKKHVKTLVIRWSDAATGQPMTRAFDLGDGGKEMVQSLAQQISSYPGVCP, encoded by the exons TGGCGCCACAGGTGGTGGACCCACGTCGAGAACCTTGAGATCCTTGATCTCCATGTAGCCAAGGAGGCCGATTATATCGTTCTCATTAGTTTCTGCAACTTCATGAAGCGGTTGGATGAGCAGCGCCCTTGGGGTAAGACCTTGCAGAGATTCTCTCTCAATCTCCCAACCCACTTCTTCCACCGATGGGTTGACAAGTGGATCAGCTTTGCTATCAGAAATAAGGTCAAGCATCTGTGCCTGAATCTGATGCAAACTTGCATGTTGCCCGATTTCATGTGCAATCACTTTGAACTAGAGGGCCTTCACATTGCACATTCCTCCTTCTCATACAAGTGCCCAGGCTTCGACTGGCCTTGTCTCGAGAAATTATCGCTCACTGATGTGTTGTTGAGCAAGGGCACACTctctaaaattttcttagGGAGCCCCGTACTTCAGCTCCCGAAATTGGAACGCTGTACCGGTCTGAACGGGATCGAAATAGAAGAGTCTCAGGGGCTGAGGGAGCTTGTGATAGATTCACACCAGGGCGATGCTCATCTCGAAATCATTGCTCCGAGCTTACTCATACTCCGTCTGCGAGGGCACTATGGGGCGTTAAAGCTGACCAAAGTGTCTTCCGTGGTCAAAGCTGAGCTTGATTTCTACCTCCCGGAGGATTGCTTCTTATCCAATGTATTCAAGGACGTTCTCAACAAGCTGCAGCATGTTTCAACCTTACACATCTGTGGTTGGTGTAATGAG CAGATGGTGTCGCGAGCAGGATACAATTGTCCGGAGTTAAGTAAATGTAAGCACTTAATTATAGACTCCGGGATTGACCAGTTAGATCTTTACGGGGTCACTTCCTTGCTAGCTAGGTCACCTCATCTCGACAAGTTGGAACTTAGAAATCTCCAGGTTGATCATTGTGATCGTAAG TTTAGTCATGGTAAGAGGAAATGGAACGACGCTTTCAGTGATGGTGACATGCTCTGTAGATCCCGGAAGTACATATTCAAGAGCCTTGTCAAGTACCTGAAGAAACATGTGAAGACCTTGGTTATCAGGTGGTCGGATGCTGCGACAGGGCAACCAATGACAAGAGCTTTCGATTTGGGGGATGGGGGAAAGGAAATGGTCCAATCACTGGCTCAGCAAATCTCAAGCTATCCAGGAGTTTGTCCCTAG
- the LOC116198163 gene encoding putative F-box/LRR-repeat protein At3g18150 isoform X2 translates to MVREGANDLMSELPNYLIDHIFSFVPTNDVVKASIWSRSWRHRWWTHVENLEILDLHVAKEADYIVLISFCNFMKRLDEQRPWGKTLQRFSLNLPTHFFHRWVDKWISFAIRNKVKHLCLNLMQTCMLPDFMCNHFELEGLHIAHSSFSYKCPGFDWPCLEKLSLTDVLLSKGTLSKIFLGSPVLQLPKLERCTGLNGIEIEESQGLRELVIDSHQGDAHLEIIAPSLLILRLRGHYGALKLTKVSSVVKAELDFYLPEDCFLSNVFKDVLNKLQHVSTLHICGWCNEMVSRAGYNCPELSKCKHLIIDSGIDQLDLYGVTSLLARSPHLDKLELRNLQVDHCDRKFSHGKRKWNDAFSDGDMLCRSRKYIFKSLVKYLKKHVKTLVIRWSDAATGQPMTRAFDLGDGGKEMVQSLAQQISSYPGVCP, encoded by the exons TGGCGCCACAGGTGGTGGACCCACGTCGAGAACCTTGAGATCCTTGATCTCCATGTAGCCAAGGAGGCCGATTATATCGTTCTCATTAGTTTCTGCAACTTCATGAAGCGGTTGGATGAGCAGCGCCCTTGGGGTAAGACCTTGCAGAGATTCTCTCTCAATCTCCCAACCCACTTCTTCCACCGATGGGTTGACAAGTGGATCAGCTTTGCTATCAGAAATAAGGTCAAGCATCTGTGCCTGAATCTGATGCAAACTTGCATGTTGCCCGATTTCATGTGCAATCACTTTGAACTAGAGGGCCTTCACATTGCACATTCCTCCTTCTCATACAAGTGCCCAGGCTTCGACTGGCCTTGTCTCGAGAAATTATCGCTCACTGATGTGTTGTTGAGCAAGGGCACACTctctaaaattttcttagGGAGCCCCGTACTTCAGCTCCCGAAATTGGAACGCTGTACCGGTCTGAACGGGATCGAAATAGAAGAGTCTCAGGGGCTGAGGGAGCTTGTGATAGATTCACACCAGGGCGATGCTCATCTCGAAATCATTGCTCCGAGCTTACTCATACTCCGTCTGCGAGGGCACTATGGGGCGTTAAAGCTGACCAAAGTGTCTTCCGTGGTCAAAGCTGAGCTTGATTTCTACCTCCCGGAGGATTGCTTCTTATCCAATGTATTCAAGGACGTTCTCAACAAGCTGCAGCATGTTTCAACCTTACACATCTGTGGTTGGTGTAATGAG ATGGTGTCGCGAGCAGGATACAATTGTCCGGAGTTAAGTAAATGTAAGCACTTAATTATAGACTCCGGGATTGACCAGTTAGATCTTTACGGGGTCACTTCCTTGCTAGCTAGGTCACCTCATCTCGACAAGTTGGAACTTAGAAATCTCCAGGTTGATCATTGTGATCGTAAG TTTAGTCATGGTAAGAGGAAATGGAACGACGCTTTCAGTGATGGTGACATGCTCTGTAGATCCCGGAAGTACATATTCAAGAGCCTTGTCAAGTACCTGAAGAAACATGTGAAGACCTTGGTTATCAGGTGGTCGGATGCTGCGACAGGGCAACCAATGACAAGAGCTTTCGATTTGGGGGATGGGGGAAAGGAAATGGTCCAATCACTGGCTCAGCAAATCTCAAGCTATCCAGGAGTTTGTCCCTAG